A stretch of the Acidobacteriota bacterium genome encodes the following:
- a CDS encoding prohibitin family protein: MSANFSNFENFGKQAHLGGGGLRKLVYLVLGFFLLIVFFSTFKTVPAGYRAVVFNNITGGLGARGEGLTLLIPFTQTATLYDVRTSTYTMSRMTNEGQVRGDDSVQALTSDGQEVAVDVSILYHPDPTKIVLLHREIGPDYEAKIVRPSGRSVTRTSVSKYAVIDVYGAKRSEIQNEVQTELKVLFDKSYLILDSLLVRNVDFSPEFKKAIELKQIAQQESERKKYELEKEKIEKERKIVAAEGDAEAIKLRGDALSRNPALIQYEYVQKITPGVQTIITDGKSILSLGDIVRGNGGKGK; this comes from the coding sequence ATGTCAGCAAACTTTTCCAATTTTGAAAACTTCGGCAAACAGGCCCATCTGGGCGGCGGCGGGTTGCGCAAACTCGTCTACCTGGTGCTCGGGTTTTTCCTCCTGATCGTCTTTTTCTCCACCTTCAAAACAGTACCGGCGGGGTATCGCGCGGTGGTCTTCAACAACATTACCGGCGGCTTGGGCGCGCGGGGCGAAGGCCTGACGCTGTTGATTCCTTTCACGCAAACCGCAACTCTCTATGATGTGCGCACCTCAACCTACACGATGAGCCGGATGACTAACGAAGGGCAGGTGCGGGGCGATGATTCGGTGCAAGCGCTGACCAGCGATGGGCAGGAAGTCGCGGTGGATGTCTCGATTCTTTATCACCCCGACCCGACCAAGATTGTGCTCTTGCACCGCGAGATCGGCCCCGATTACGAAGCCAAAATCGTGCGCCCCTCGGGCCGCAGCGTCACGCGCACTTCGGTCAGCAAATACGCCGTGATTGATGTCTATGGGGCAAAGCGCTCGGAAATTCAGAACGAAGTGCAGACGGAACTGAAGGTGCTCTTCGATAAAAGCTACCTGATCCTGGATAGCCTGCTGGTGCGCAACGTGGACTTTTCGCCCGAATTCAAAAAGGCCATCGAATTGAAGCAGATTGCGCAACAGGAGTCCGAGCGCAAGAAGTACGAACTCGAAAAAGAGAAGATCGAAAAAGAGCGCAAGATCGTCGCCGCCGAAGGCGATGCCGAGGCGATCAAGCTGCGCGGCGACGCGCTCTCGCGCAATCCGGCGCTGATCCAATACGAATACGTCCAGAAAATCACGCCGGGTGTTCAAACGATCATCACCGATGGCAAATCCATCCTGAGCTTGGGCGATATAGTTCGCGGCAACGGGGGCAAGGGCAAGTAA
- a CDS encoding SWIM zinc finger family protein: MKKYLEKQLAEYFDPGVRGRGEAYKRSSAVRIKRGDMWHVAAQVHGGDNYEIELEREDDNIEVRCACPYFQDRGPCKHIWAVLLTADNYGYLIGDGLYRPVTLTEAGYEGDLDEKLDEEFADFDDEDDADELPRGPLRSALAMLKSVIAKPAQPVKPATLVPPVPPKPSVPSWKEQLAAMGKTPAGAPVIVPTNDWPSTREVIYVLDVQATLNGHDFVLEIFYRDQRKDGSWGTTKSKRFARSVLAHINDPRDRQVFALLAGAKEHHGYYSYGYYGSYDQMPTQVRLPEPLPDMILPVICQSGRCRLRLTPGSQEHTWLKIAWDDGVPWEFRLEVAPVPEGWELKGVLRRDATQMELKEPLLLHQSGFVFTRTHAARLNDRGAFQWIALLRKAERVVIPYEQREELLQELLRYPELPPLDLPEDFKYEEVSLTPRPLLTIRKPNKTPYNNNQERLRGKLTFDYDGAVVATDDARRGIYQSEQGRFLIRDRAFEQQAATLLYDLGFRFKPSDYYNKEAGWDLAPSKLPRAVRTLIGAGWHVEAEGKVFHSPGEMKIQVSSGIDWFELHGTVDYGALSIKLPALLAALQRGDNMVKLDDGTFGLLPEEWLGKFGLLAGLGKAQDDHLRFTKSQIGVLDALLLAQPKASADEVFQHARDQLQRFNGIEPVDPTPGFIGELRGYQREGLGWLHFLRGFNFGGCLADDMGLGKTVQVLALLEARRAERDGEKGGGIVPSLIVVPKSLVFNWRQEATKFAPQLRILDHTGQARNKEGENFGEYDVILTTYGTLRNDAVTFKDLQFDYIILDEAQAVKNADTASAKAVRLLRGNHKLALSGTPVENHLGELWSMFEFLNPGMLGAASVFKLTGAAARNPDEETRKMLAQALRPFILRRTKEQVAKDLPQKLEQTLFCELEPKQRKLYNELRDHYRNSLLNRLDVVGLKKSKIQILEALLRLRQAACHPGLIDKKRIDESSAKLDLLLTNLSAVLDEGRKVLIFSQFTSLLAIVKGHLDKDGIEYEYLDGKTSSNERQALVQRFQTNPDSKLFLISLKAGGLGLNLTAAEYVYLLDPWWNPAVEAQAIDRAHRIGQVNQVFAYRLIARDTVEEKVLALQNTKRDLADAIINADNSLIRNLGKEDLELLLS, from the coding sequence ATGAAGAAATACCTTGAGAAACAGTTGGCCGAGTACTTCGATCCGGGGGTGCGCGGGCGCGGTGAAGCCTATAAACGATCAAGTGCCGTGCGCATCAAGCGTGGCGATATGTGGCACGTCGCGGCCCAGGTGCACGGCGGCGACAATTACGAGATCGAACTCGAACGCGAAGACGACAATATCGAGGTGCGGTGCGCGTGCCCTTACTTTCAAGATCGCGGGCCGTGCAAACATATTTGGGCCGTGCTGCTCACGGCAGATAACTACGGTTACTTGATTGGCGACGGGTTATACCGCCCGGTGACGTTGACTGAAGCCGGTTATGAGGGCGACCTCGATGAGAAATTAGACGAGGAATTCGCCGATTTTGATGATGAAGACGACGCTGACGAATTGCCGCGCGGCCCCCTGCGCAGCGCGCTGGCCATGCTCAAATCGGTCATTGCCAAGCCCGCTCAACCGGTGAAACCTGCCACGCTGGTTCCGCCCGTCCCGCCCAAGCCCAGCGTGCCCAGTTGGAAAGAGCAGTTGGCCGCGATGGGCAAAACACCGGCGGGGGCGCCGGTCATCGTCCCCACGAATGATTGGCCCAGCACACGCGAAGTGATTTATGTGCTGGACGTGCAAGCCACGCTCAACGGCCACGATTTCGTGCTCGAAATCTTTTACCGCGACCAGCGCAAAGATGGCAGTTGGGGCACGACTAAATCCAAACGCTTCGCGCGTTCCGTGCTCGCCCACATCAACGATCCGCGCGACCGCCAGGTCTTCGCCCTGCTGGCCGGCGCCAAAGAACATCACGGCTATTACAGCTACGGCTACTATGGCAGCTACGATCAAATGCCCACGCAGGTGCGCCTGCCCGAGCCGCTGCCCGACATGATTCTGCCGGTGATTTGCCAATCGGGGCGTTGCCGCTTGCGCTTGACGCCGGGTTCGCAGGAACACACCTGGCTCAAAATTGCTTGGGATGACGGCGTGCCATGGGAATTCCGCCTGGAAGTCGCGCCCGTGCCCGAAGGCTGGGAATTGAAAGGCGTGTTGCGGCGCGACGCAACGCAAATGGAATTAAAAGAACCGCTGCTCTTACATCAGAGCGGGTTCGTCTTCACGCGCACGCACGCCGCGCGCTTGAATGATCGCGGCGCCTTTCAGTGGATCGCGCTGTTGCGCAAAGCCGAGCGCGTCGTGATCCCTTACGAACAGCGCGAAGAGTTGCTGCAAGAATTGCTGCGCTATCCCGAACTGCCCCCGCTCGATCTGCCCGAAGATTTCAAATACGAGGAAGTCTCGCTCACGCCGCGCCCCTTGCTGACCATCAGAAAACCGAACAAAACACCATACAACAACAATCAGGAACGCTTGCGCGGCAAGCTGACCTTTGATTACGACGGCGCGGTGGTCGCGACCGACGACGCGCGGCGCGGCATTTATCAGTCCGAACAAGGCCGCTTCCTCATCCGTGACCGCGCCTTTGAACAACAGGCCGCGACGCTCTTGTATGACCTCGGTTTCCGCTTCAAACCAAGCGATTATTACAACAAAGAGGCCGGTTGGGATTTGGCTCCGTCCAAACTGCCGCGCGCCGTGCGCACCTTAATCGGCGCGGGCTGGCACGTCGAAGCCGAGGGCAAAGTCTTTCACAGTCCTGGCGAGATGAAGATTCAAGTCAGTTCGGGCATTGACTGGTTCGAATTGCACGGCACGGTGGATTACGGTGCGCTCTCGATCAAGCTGCCCGCCTTGCTCGCCGCGCTGCAACGCGGCGACAACATGGTCAAACTCGATGACGGCACCTTTGGCCTGCTGCCCGAAGAATGGCTCGGCAAATTCGGCCTGCTCGCCGGTTTGGGCAAGGCGCAAGACGATCATCTGCGCTTCACCAAAAGCCAAATCGGCGTGCTCGACGCCTTGCTGCTGGCGCAACCCAAAGCCAGCGCCGACGAAGTCTTTCAACACGCCCGCGATCAACTGCAACGCTTCAACGGCATCGAACCCGTAGACCCCACGCCTGGCTTCATCGGCGAGTTGCGCGGCTATCAACGCGAAGGCCTGGGCTGGCTGCACTTCCTGCGCGGCTTCAATTTCGGCGGTTGCCTGGCGGATGACATGGGCCTGGGCAAAACCGTGCAGGTGCTGGCGCTGCTGGAAGCGCGCCGGGCCGAACGCGATGGCGAAAAGGGCGGCGGCATCGTGCCCTCGCTGATCGTCGTGCCGAAATCGCTGGTCTTTAACTGGCGGCAGGAGGCCACAAAATTTGCGCCGCAGTTGCGCATCCTGGATCACACCGGCCAAGCGCGGAACAAAGAGGGCGAGAACTTTGGCGAATACGACGTGATCCTGACGACCTACGGCACGCTGCGCAACGACGCGGTCACGTTCAAGGATTTGCAGTTCGACTACATCATTCTCGACGAAGCCCAAGCCGTCAAAAATGCCGACACCGCTTCGGCCAAAGCCGTGCGCCTGTTGCGGGGCAATCACAAACTCGCGCTGAGCGGCACGCCGGTTGAAAATCATCTGGGCGAATTGTGGAGCATGTTCGAGTTCCTCAACCCCGGCATGCTCGGTGCGGCGTCGGTCTTCAAACTCACCGGCGCCGCCGCGCGCAACCCTGACGAAGAAACGCGCAAGATGTTGGCCCAGGCGCTGCGCCCGTTCATCCTGCGCCGCACCAAAGAACAGGTCGCCAAAGATTTGCCGCAAAAGCTCGAACAAACGCTCTTTTGCGAACTGGAGCCGAAGCAGCGCAAGCTTTACAACGAACTGCGCGACCATTACCGCAACAGTCTGTTGAACCGCCTCGATGTCGTCGGCCTCAAGAAATCCAAGATTCAAATTTTGGAAGCCCTGCTGCGCCTGCGCCAGGCCGCCTGCCATCCCGGCCTGATTGACAAAAAACGCATTGACGAATCGTCGGCCAAGCTCGATCTGTTGCTGACCAACCTCAGCGCCGTGCTCGACGAAGGCCGCAAGGTGCTGATCTTTTCGCAATTCACCTCGCTGCTCGCCATCGTCAAAGGCCATCTCGACAAGGACGGCATCGAGTATGAATACCTCGACGGCAAGACGTCATCCAACGAACGGCAGGCGCTCGTCCAACGCTTTCAAACCAACCCTGACAGCAAGTTGTTTTTGATTAGTCTCAAAGCCGGTGGCCTCGGTTTGAATCTGACAGCGGCAGAGTATGTCTACCTGCTCGACCCCTGGTGGAACCCGGCGGTCGAAGCCCAGGCGATTGACCGTGCCCACCGCATCGGCCAGGTGAATCAAGTCTTCGCCTATCGCCTCATCGCGCGCGACACGGTCGAAGAGAAAGTGCTGGCCTTGCAAAACACCAAACGCGATTTGGCGGATGCGATCATCAATGCCGACAACAGCCTGATTCGGAATCTGGGCAAGGAAGATTTGGAATTGTTGTTATCGTAG
- a CDS encoding methyltransferase domain-containing protein, with translation MYGNQNHAGSTPDFWEENWAAGQFEDSVRFCAVDPLRPLFEKYLRPASLMLEGGCGMGHYLAYYAARGFSVVGLDFAEQALKTLHKRQPQLPLSCGDVAQMPFADKTFDLYYSGGVVEHFEAGAEKSLAEARRVLKDEGVLLISVPYYNPLRRVLAPFRQRDWRVVREAATDEQEFFSGKKFFQYAYRPSEFEKMLDAAGLKVLEKQGYAILWGLYELPFLKRNTQNKTPAPVSALPIRKTVTAVNLDELIKDRPASFAKRLAVNEDDALPVLGWSVKFMRWAAANMMMYVCVSKESKFYG, from the coding sequence ATGTATGGGAATCAAAATCACGCGGGCAGCACACCTGATTTTTGGGAGGAAAATTGGGCGGCCGGCCAGTTTGAAGACTCGGTCAGATTTTGCGCGGTTGATCCGTTGCGACCGCTTTTTGAAAAATACCTGCGCCCGGCTTCGCTAATGCTCGAAGGCGGCTGCGGGATGGGACATTACCTCGCCTATTACGCCGCGCGCGGTTTCTCGGTGGTGGGGCTGGATTTTGCCGAACAAGCCCTAAAAACGCTGCACAAACGCCAGCCGCAACTGCCGCTTTCCTGCGGCGATGTTGCGCAAATGCCGTTTGCCGACAAAACCTTCGACCTTTATTACTCGGGCGGCGTGGTCGAGCATTTCGAGGCGGGCGCGGAAAAATCTCTGGCGGAAGCGCGGCGCGTGTTGAAGGACGAGGGCGTCCTGCTCATCAGCGTTCCCTATTACAATCCGCTGCGCCGCGTCCTCGCGCCGTTTCGCCAACGCGATTGGCGTGTGGTGCGCGAAGCGGCAACAGACGAACAAGAGTTTTTCAGCGGAAAGAAGTTTTTTCAATACGCCTATCGTCCTTCGGAGTTTGAAAAAATGCTGGACGCGGCAGGGCTGAAAGTCCTCGAAAAACAGGGTTATGCCATTTTGTGGGGCCTTTATGAACTGCCGTTTCTCAAGCGCAACACCCAAAACAAAACTCCCGCTCCCGTTTCTGCCTTGCCCATAAGAAAGACTGTGACAGCAGTCAACCTTGACGAACTAATCAAAGACCGGCCCGCTTCGTTCGCAAAACGCCTTGCCGTAAATGAAGACGACGCGCTTCCGGTTTTAGGTTGGAGCGTTAAGTTTATGCGCTGGGCCGCAGCGAATATGATGATGTACGTCTGTGTCAGTAAAGAGTCGAAATTTTACGGGTGA
- a CDS encoding ABC transporter ATP-binding protein, whose amino-acid sequence MNYPTGKAWLFAYFKKYRSHLSTGTFFVLVAVTLGVFMPRFVGHAIDDLSRQGVTRGKILQSVALILGTQLVSGIFLFFQRRTLINMSRYIEYDLRQDYYGHLQKLPLQFFQEHRTGDLMARASNDLSAVRMLAGPAIMYSEQTLFRVLIILPLMFAVSVKLTLLLLLTMPLVSVTVKYFGQQIHVRFEKIQEFFADITARAQENLTGVRVVRAYAQEEAEQREFARLNDEYVERNLGLVRLSAVFRPLMTFTIGLAQVAILWYGGRETARGVMTLGEFTAFFLYMEQLIWPLIALGYITNMVQRGAASLKRMHEIMAIEPAIRDLEMERQSELTIQGRIEFRNLTYRYSATTPEVLRDINLMIEPGQTVAFIGRTGSGKSTLMNLVPRLLDAAPGMVLIDGQPIREIPLQQLRASIGYVPQETFLFSETLAENIKFGIHNGHTVNVEQAAASAGLADDVREFPKQYETILGERGITLSGGQKQRTAIARAIIREPRVLILDDALSAVDTYTEEKILTQLRQVMRGRTCLIVAHRISTVKDADLICVLDEGQIIERGTHEALLRLGGAYADLYERQLLEEELAAV is encoded by the coding sequence ATGAACTATCCAACCGGTAAAGCCTGGCTGTTCGCCTATTTCAAAAAGTATCGCAGTCATTTGAGCACGGGCACGTTTTTCGTGCTGGTGGCCGTCACGCTCGGCGTGTTCATGCCGCGCTTCGTGGGCCACGCGATTGACGACCTGTCGCGGCAAGGAGTGACGCGCGGCAAGATTTTGCAAAGTGTCGCGCTCATCCTCGGCACCCAATTAGTCAGCGGTATCTTTCTGTTTTTTCAGCGCCGCACGCTGATCAATATGTCGCGGTATATCGAATACGATCTGCGCCAGGATTATTACGGCCATCTGCAAAAGCTGCCACTGCAATTTTTCCAGGAACATCGCACGGGCGATTTGATGGCGCGCGCCAGCAACGACCTCAGCGCCGTGCGTATGCTGGCCGGCCCGGCGATTATGTACAGCGAACAAACCTTGTTTCGCGTGCTGATCATCCTGCCGCTGATGTTTGCCGTGAGCGTGAAGCTGACCCTGCTGCTGTTGCTGACGATGCCGCTGGTATCGGTGACGGTCAAATACTTCGGCCAGCAGATTCACGTGCGCTTTGAGAAGATTCAGGAATTCTTTGCGGACATCACCGCGCGCGCGCAGGAAAACTTAACCGGCGTCCGCGTCGTGCGGGCTTACGCCCAGGAAGAAGCCGAGCAGCGCGAATTCGCTCGTTTGAATGACGAATACGTCGAACGTAATTTGGGATTAGTGCGCCTGTCCGCGGTTTTCCGTCCGTTGATGACGTTTACAATCGGCCTGGCCCAAGTGGCGATTCTCTGGTATGGCGGGCGCGAAACAGCACGCGGCGTCATGACCCTGGGCGAATTCACCGCCTTCTTTCTCTACATGGAACAATTGATCTGGCCGCTGATTGCGCTGGGCTACATCACGAACATGGTGCAGCGCGGCGCGGCGAGCCTGAAACGCATGCACGAAATCATGGCGATTGAACCAGCAATTCGCGATTTGGAAATGGAGCGGCAAAGCGAGCTAACTATTCAAGGCCGGATCGAGTTTCGCAATCTCACCTATCGCTATTCAGCAACCACGCCGGAAGTGCTGCGCGACATTAACCTGATGATTGAGCCGGGCCAGACGGTCGCCTTCATCGGGCGTACCGGCTCTGGCAAATCCACGTTGATGAATCTGGTGCCGCGCCTGCTTGATGCCGCGCCGGGGATGGTGCTGATTGACGGCCAGCCGATTCGTGAAATCCCGCTGCAACAACTGCGCGCCAGCATTGGATATGTGCCGCAAGAAACTTTTCTATTCAGCGAGACCCTGGCCGAAAACATCAAATTCGGCATTCACAACGGCCATACTGTAAATGTCGAGCAAGCGGCTGCCAGCGCCGGTCTGGCCGACGATGTGCGCGAATTCCCCAAGCAATACGAAACGATTCTGGGCGAACGCGGCATCACCCTTTCGGGCGGACAAAAACAACGCACGGCCATCGCGCGCGCCATCATTCGCGAACCCAGGGTTTTGATTTTGGACGATGCGCTTTCGGCGGTGGACACTTACACCGAAGAAAAGATTCTGACGCAATTGCGCCAAGTGATGCGCGGGCGCACCTGTCTGATCGTGGCGCATCGCATCTCAACGGTGAAAGACGCCGACTTGATTTGCGTGTTGGACGAAGGGCAGATCATCGAACGCGGCACGCACGAAGCGTTGTTACGTTTGGGCGGCGCATACGCAGATTTGTATGAGCGGCAGTTGTTGGAAGAGGAGTTGGCGGCGGTTTAA
- a CDS encoding YgiT-type zinc finger protein has translation MLKLSYCPTCGSDKIKAVKRDLERAVKGVAYTVPALEFHECPACGEKVFDPEAMRKIQAHSPSFAKPKQKKRAA, from the coding sequence ATGTTGAAACTGAGCTATTGCCCCACCTGCGGCAGCGACAAAATCAAAGCTGTCAAACGCGATCTGGAACGGGCGGTCAAAGGGGTCGCGTACACCGTGCCCGCGCTGGAGTTTCATGAGTGCCCGGCTTGCGGCGAAAAAGTGTTTGACCCTGAAGCAATGCGCAAAATCCAAGCGCATTCACCGTCATTCGCTAAACCCAAGCAGAAAAAGCGTGCGGCATGA
- a CDS encoding ABC transporter ATP-binding protein: MSTHHEEEQLNKLYDNHAARRLFRYLAPYKRLVVIALTLTIVLNLVRQVGPLLVKWALDDYIKPAGEGRLAAQTAFDGVMWLSLAYLLSLAVTLGIGYFQDVLLNTIGQRVMYDLRAEIFQKLQTIEVAFYDHNPVGRLITRLTTDVDSLNELFTSGIVEVLGDVVLIAGALGMMFYFNWQLALVSLTVVPLLIVATIWFRKGAREGFRQVRTKIARLNAFTQEHIAGAPVVQLFNREAKALQQFGEINAAHRQANIDTIFYYAVFYPLVNLISALGIAAIVWYGGGQVIQNAITIGTLVAFLQYTQRLWQPIQDISDKYNVLQAAAVASERVFKLLDTPDAIASPTLPAAQQRAEGRIEFRDVWFAYKGEEWVLKDVSFTIEPGESVAFVGATGSGKTTITNLLMRFYDIQRGTILLDGVDIRAWDLRRLRENFAVVLQDVFLFSGDVAGNIRLGNNAISDDRIRWAAQEVRASEFINQLPNQYATQVRERGAGFSVGQKQLISFARALAFDPRILILDEATSSIDTETEQLIQAAIETVMSQRTSLVIAHRLSTIQRVDKIIVLHKGEIRELGSHQELLAQRGIYHRLYQLQYEVQDKEEAVAQAHGRAD; encoded by the coding sequence ATGTCCACTCATCACGAAGAAGAACAACTCAATAAACTTTATGACAACCACGCGGCGCGCCGTCTCTTTCGCTACTTAGCGCCATACAAACGGCTGGTGGTGATCGCGCTCACGTTGACCATCGTGCTCAATCTGGTACGCCAGGTGGGGCCGTTGCTGGTCAAGTGGGCGCTCGACGATTACATCAAACCGGCGGGCGAGGGACGCTTGGCCGCGCAGACCGCCTTCGATGGCGTGATGTGGTTGTCGCTGGCGTATCTGCTCTCGCTGGCGGTGACGCTGGGGATTGGCTACTTTCAGGATGTGTTGCTCAACACCATCGGGCAGCGTGTGATGTACGACCTGCGCGCCGAGATTTTCCAAAAGCTGCAAACCATCGAGGTCGCGTTTTATGACCACAATCCGGTGGGCCGGTTGATTACGCGGCTGACGACGGATGTGGATTCGCTCAATGAGTTATTCACGTCGGGCATCGTCGAAGTCCTGGGTGATGTGGTGCTGATCGCGGGCGCGCTGGGGATGATGTTTTATTTCAACTGGCAGTTGGCGCTGGTTTCATTGACCGTGGTGCCGCTGCTGATCGTGGCGACGATCTGGTTTCGCAAAGGGGCACGCGAAGGCTTCCGGCAGGTGCGCACCAAGATTGCGCGCTTGAATGCCTTCACGCAGGAACACATCGCGGGCGCGCCGGTCGTGCAGTTGTTCAATCGCGAGGCGAAAGCTTTGCAGCAATTCGGCGAGATCAATGCGGCGCACCGGCAGGCGAACATTGACACGATCTTTTACTACGCCGTGTTTTACCCGCTGGTCAATTTAATCTCGGCACTGGGCATCGCGGCGATTGTTTGGTACGGCGGCGGCCAGGTCATTCAAAATGCCATTACGATTGGGACGCTGGTCGCTTTTCTGCAATACACCCAACGACTCTGGCAGCCGATTCAGGACATCAGCGACAAGTACAACGTTTTGCAGGCCGCCGCCGTCGCCAGCGAACGCGTCTTCAAATTGCTGGACACGCCGGACGCGATTGCTTCGCCCACCTTACCGGCGGCGCAGCAACGGGCGGAGGGGCGCATTGAGTTTCGCGACGTTTGGTTTGCGTACAAAGGTGAAGAGTGGGTGTTGAAAGACGTCTCGTTCACGATTGAGCCGGGCGAATCGGTGGCCTTTGTCGGGGCGACGGGGTCGGGCAAAACGACGATTACGAATCTGTTGATGCGCTTTTATGACATTCAGCGCGGCACGATTTTATTAGACGGTGTGGACATTCGCGCCTGGGATTTGCGGCGGCTGCGCGAAAATTTCGCCGTGGTTTTGCAAGATGTCTTTCTTTTCTCCGGCGATGTGGCCGGGAATATCAGATTAGGAAACAACGCGATCAGTGATGACCGCATCCGATGGGCCGCGCAAGAGGTCCGTGCGAGCGAATTCATCAATCAATTGCCCAATCAGTATGCCACCCAAGTCCGGGAACGTGGCGCGGGCTTTTCGGTGGGTCAGAAGCAATTGATTTCTTTCGCACGCGCCCTGGCGTTCGATCCGCGCATCCTGATTCTGGATGAAGCGACATCGAGCATTGACACGGAAACCGAGCAACTCATTCAGGCGGCGATTGAAACGGTGATGAGCCAACGCACGTCGTTGGTCATCGCGCACCGGCTCTCGACGATTCAGCGCGTAGACAAGATCATCGTGCTGCACAAGGGTGAGATTCGCGAGTTGGGCAGCCATCAGGAATTGTTGGCGCAGCGCGGCATTTATCACCGTTTATATCAACTCCAATACGAGGTGCAAGACAAGGAAGAAGCTGTCGCGCAGGCGCATGGAAGGGCGGATTGA